The genome window GAGTATTCTAAGTTTCATGGACATTCACCAGCAGTTGTGACTGGGAAACCTATAGTAAGTATAATGTGCATAATCATCCTTTGTTCTTGTATACACAATCATAACTTATTTGtagaaattgttttaattttcaacattttttgttgtggtgtagGATCTTGGAGGTTCATTGGGAAGAGAGGCTGCCACAGGATTGGGAGTGATTTTTGCAACAGAGGCTTTATTTGCTGAATACGGGAAATCAATTTCTGATATGACATTTGTAATCCAGGTATTTCTTTACTTACTATAATCATCATGGCTCCATGACATAGATATTGATATTTGATCCCATTTTCATGCATATGATGTGATTATTGGTTACACTGTATATGTGTAGGGATTTGGAAACGTGGGCACTTGGGCTGCTAAGTCAATTTATGAGAGAGGGGGTAAGGTGATAGCTGTGAGTGACATCAGTGGTGCTATTAGAAACCCAAATGGAATCGATATACCTGCTCTGCTGAAACACAAGGAAGGCAATGGAAATTTGAAGGAATTCTCAGGAGCAGATATCATGGATCCTGATGAATTGCTTGTTCATGAATGTGATGTTCTCATCCCTTGTGCCTTGGGAGGAGTTCTCAACAAGTATGTTTATTATCTAAGTCACGTATCTATGTTCATCAGAAATCATCAGCATTGAAGTTATCTAACAAGTACATTTTGCTTGTTCATTTAaagttgtatttatttttaattttggctaAACTTAATTTTGTAGGGAAAATGCTGCTGATGTGAAAGCGAAATTTATAATAGAAGCTGCAAATCATCCAACTGACCCTGATGCTGATGAGGTAAGGTTATTGCTTTGTTGTTTTGCATGAGATGAGATATGCTGAATTGATATTAGAGAATATAATGGAAGTGATTTCATTTATTGTAGATATTGTCTAAGAAAGGAGTCATCATATTACCCGACATATATGCTAATGCCGGTGGAGTGACTGTGAGCTACTTTGAGTGGGTTCAGGTAATGGGATCAATAAAACACTCAAAATTCTCAAAGGCTCACTTGAAAGCAAAGTTTTCATTTTGAAATCTCTGTGTTGCAGAATATTCAGGGATTTATGTGGGATGAAGAGAAAGTGAACCGTGAGCTGAAAAAGTATATGACTAAAGCCTTCCGCAACATAAAGGCAATGTGTCAAATTCATAACTGTGACTTGCGAATGGGAGCCTTCAGTCTCGGAGTGAACCGTGTTGCTCGAGCTACACTTCTCAGGGGTTGGGAAGCTTAATAGAACACATGCATCACCGCTTGCTAAACAAGTTTTCTAGCTTAGTATTATGTTGTTGCCCTTTCTCCAGTATGCTCCTTTTTTTCCGTTTGTTATTTGATcggtttagtttaatttagttTAGTAATTGAGTATCATTGTTGCCTAAGAACCACATGTGAAGTTACAGGTGGATGTGTTTCTTTATCCAAGAACCCAAATTTTCTGCAATTCGATCATGACATCTTAGTTATAGCTTCACTGGCTATTGATGAAGCTATAGAAAGCAACAAATTTTATGGTAAATTTATGAAGTATAAAGGAgtattcatttaaatattttaaacaacttaaacacataaattatgctaagaaaaaaaatcagatgAATTTGCAAATCCCATATTTTTAAACTCTAAATTGAGCTAATAATTTGTGAATCCAAATTATACGTTATAGTTAGGTTCGGCGTGTACTTCTTTCCAGAAAGGTCTTTCATTGCACACGTACAGAAATTATCTGGATAATTCTTTGTTACTGGGATGAAAGACATATATAAGAGGGAAAGGAAACTGTAAAACAAAAAACCCTCTAATCTTTTTTGGGAGTACTTGAGTTTTCATCCTGCCAAGTTGCTTGCCATTGCTTGTCATAAAATGTAATCTCTTCCCATAGCTTCTTAAGAGTTTCAATGTCCTCATTCTTTCGGACCAGAAGTATTCCACTCACTGCTGTGAACAGAAGAGTTTTGCAGAAGAAATTGCTCATTTGGTCAACTACACCTACTCCAGTCAAGCTATCAACCACATAGGCCATAAAAAATCCTATCATTGCAGCACGACCTGCATGATATATACTCAAAAAGAAAACAGATATTGtatttaaacaataaatttgtGAGAAAGACAAGAGGAGAGAATCAGAAAAGTGGAtggtaggaaaaaaataatattatatgaatAACATAACTTAAAAGGGTAAAAAAGACTAACAAAGATGGATTTTATGATTTAACTACTTAAAACACTATAGTCTCTAATACCCAGAATAGTAATCAGAACTAAGTACTAACCATTAAGTAGTTCAGCTTCAGGAAGATGGAACCTTTTTATCCATGCCCACCAAGGAATAATGGCGGTGTTAAAAACTACAGGGTTATCATTAGTAGATGATTCCGGATTGTCCCCAagccattttcttctcttaaccTCTGAGACAAAAAACTTAGATGAGGGAgtgtgtattaaaaaatataacaataatgaaggaagaaaaaacatCACGGCACTAATCCTTATATTAACTGTTCATGTGTTTCTCCCTCcctcaaataaacaaaaacagaaaatgaaaacacacAAACCACTGCCAAATAAATTCAACTCTTCAAGGaatacttaaatatgttttgaaatttcaaatttcaataaaagtgaaattaaatttgtagcACTTAACTACAAGGTACACATTATTATGCAAAGTGTAGCCAAAATACTAGTAATTCATAACCTGACCAGCATCAATAACAGCATCCCAGTCAGTGTTGCCATTTATCTGAAACTGTTTTAAGTCCCAAGTCCCTCCAATCCATCTTGGTTCCTCAAAAGCTGAAGCTGAGGTTGCAACCTCATTGTCAGCTGAAACCTTCAAGGGAGAGAGGCGAAGCAAAGCATTGCTGGATCTGAGAGTGATGAAGGGGTTGTGGAAGAAACCGATTTTGGAATACGGTGAAGGTGCGGTTGAGAAATTAGTCAGAGGAGAAAACGAGGCCATGAGTCTAGTCACTGCTAGCTAGCTTGCACAAATGTGAAATGTCATTATATGcatttaaaagaacatgtttaCTATATATAGTCTCAGCCTCGGAAATTGGCTCATGTAAATGTTAGTAGGACTACACAGTAAATCCTACGTGTCATGATATATTGGGTACACATCAATAATCAATCACACTACGGTAAAGTTCGGTGTGTGATTTTTAAGTCCtgtgatttatatatttattgagaAACTAGTACTTTGTTGATTGATGTAGTTTGATTTCTTGCATTGCTTAAACGTGTTTTGCTTTGatacacttttctttttctttttttttatctgcaaCTGAATTTCATTACCTTGCACAAGATGTGCTAAATCCAAAGATACATAATACGATACATATTTGATAGggaataagattattttaaaaatatataagatatgATACGTGTAAGATacatgtttaaaaatatataaaaatgtataaaatatgataaataatataattgtaatgttgCAAAATATGTATGGGTGAAGTATATAAAGAGTATTGGTATTAGATATGtgaaacaaattaaatcatTGGTCCTTCATAAATTTGAATACTTAATTGATACGTATGGGTGAAGTATCCAAGAGTATCGATATCAAGATACATGAGGCTTTTGCGCTTCATTGgctaaaacataaaaacaagaGTTTTACAAAGATCCAACTTGCACATGATTTTTACAAAGATCCAACTTGCACATGATTTCTAGTTACTGCATATAATATCCTGCTGAAAAAGAAGATCGAATCTTTCCAGATACCAATATACAATAAGCATACAGGAAGATACAATCCCATTATCAAAACACAAGAGTTGCTATACACATCCCCGAGAGTAATCTATTCACCCCTCTTTCTTCACTGCAAACAAACTCCTGGGTTCACTTGCCATGGCTGGAAAGTGAAGGAAACTTTTCCTGATATGCCTTAAGCCATGTCCAGATCATAAACATTGATTTTTGCCGTATGCTTTGATGCTCGTTGCTATGCTTTTAATTTGCAAGTTGTGGTAgcctaattttttgttttctatcaacttgtaattttattttatctcaaatattaattattagattgctagattttagttaataaaatgAATCGAATTTGTgacttttctctcatttttttccttcttagcCAGTTAATCAACCTTATAAATGCGATTAAGGACAAGGTTATTGTGGCTTTCATAAGACTTGTGAAATTTGGTACTATACTGTTTGTTTGCAATGTTATTGACTACAGTAGCTGCAGTTCGGGTAGCAACATGAGTGTAATGGAATCACCGCAAGGCATTGAACATGGAGCTATGATCTTATCGAATCTCTTAGCCAAGATCAGATGCTACTTAGGATGTTAGTATTATTAGGCATCGATGATACTTAGAAGCTGCAAAAGCTATGATTCTAGATAAATTTttgcttaattattttttaaaaagttgtgCTACAGCCTACAAATACTATGGCATAGTTCAATGATTATGTACAATAgcaatattaaaattagaactTAAAACTTCACCACCAAATCTAAATTAAATCGAACCAGCGGGTTAcgagtttttataaaattagatcgCTTAATGTTATTTCAGAATCAATCTAAATCAAACTCAGAAACTCTTATTGCAAGCGtgatatttaattgatataTCAAAATTTGATTGCTGGGACAGAGATGGGACAAAAGATTTtaattccttgaaaaaaaaaaaaattaattcccaTCATCAAGTTATGCttgagaaattttttgtttgttgagAACTTATTAATGGATACAGTTGACATATATTCCTACCGTTTCgtatattaagaaatttattaattacataagttattataataataaaatggcgTTTTAaagaagttatttttattaaaattataattagaatataattataaatttatttaagcatttagatgaaatattaaaaatttaggaatattttagaaaaaaataacattttaaaataaattaaaacacttaaaaataaatatgaaaccCAAGAAAAGTAGAGGAGAAAATCCCCATATAGTTGACCCAATAGTATAAGGTTCATTTGTATTCATATATGACAAAATAATCTAACTTAatagaatattatatttaattatccttacgtatataaaattttattagactAATAACAAACCTATACAGAAAAGTCTTTAACTCAATGAGTCAAGGAACACTCATCTCAAAGAAAATAGAGGGAAAAAAATCTAGAATCATATTATTCATGTAACAACTAAACTTTCattatattcaataaaattagttgaaaagttAACTGAGAATTAAAAGATTAGCtatagttgaaagttgaaaagttaatttattaaattataagtgtttaataaaattaattattaaaataagtgaaaagtgtaaaatgatataaaaataataaaatcataatttattttaaaaacataataaataaattaaataaatgtattgaagataaaaattaaaaatttagaaactagTATTCTAAAAAAGATTACTTCAAGTAGGTTTCAAAATACGTTAAAagctacataaaaaaaattatttaccataCAATTAAACAagctttttaactaattaaaaattaacttaaatgtCTTACCCAACATAATTTATCAATTCAGAAAAAAAGtgtattcttataaattttgaGAAATGTGCATTCACGAGATGTCTATAGTATTCATTAAActattttcttatgttctttttCAACTGTGTAAcaaaatgtaaaaagaaaaataattataatataatttgagtaaaaattataaaataaggtGTACGTTTTTTTGtataattagattaaaaaaacacCTACTTTTTACgaaaatgtttttcttataaaaaaagaaaataatgagttattttatcaatatcgTGAATAATATACCACGaagaaaagtaatttaattatattcttaaaatatatttaaaaattcattcatttttttaaaattttataaacgaaaaaattaattacatattattatgatttattaagAGGAAATACGATAACTAAAAATTTACTAAATCTTAATGGTTAAAACTTGGGTATTTGGTAGGACACGCTGTTTTAGTCCGATATAGGAAAAGCTGAAGGCTGCAAGGCCCAACACAAGCCCAAACTACCAGTTCCACTAGGGGCCATTTTAGCACAAACTACCACTCCTATTTTTAACTCTTCTCACCCGCCATTTTTTTTAGAACTAAAAGAGGGTaggaaaaaaaacttagttatactttttgttcaattttttttacctttactCCATCAAATTAATTTAGCATATTTTACTcctaacttttataaaatttgtaaatttcaCCTTTCCATTGTTTGTGTTGATAAGTGTAaaaattaagagtaaaatttgttaaaaaaataaaaataaaataaaattcatcaaaaagtaaaaaaaaacaatagaaagtaaaatttattaaaagataaaatgtttgaggtaaaatttgtaattacttTAGCCTGTCACGTCAGTTCTTTGTTAGTAAATTAAcagataaatgataaaaaaaaaatttataaatttcttaaaattaagaaGTAGAATAAATATATGGTGATGtgaaatcatataataatttctttttataacgCATGCTCCTTTTATGTCAATACATGTTTTAGTTAATTGATTTCTCAATTCAAaacttatattttctatttgacATCGACATCCACAATCTCTCTAGTTTGGATTATTTTCTATTCCACTATACTAAGTGCAAGATAACTAGGCTAGGCTCTTGAATAGGAGAGCAATTGCTTGTTCTTTTCATGATACACGACCCATGCAATTATTCATCCCACCCtctaaaaaatggaaaagaaaggaATCGTAGAGAAGGGACACGTAGAAGAGTATCTTACTAAAATTGTTGCTTGGTTGTTGGGTGTGCTTATTAAACCTTGCCTAAGTTGCATTTGCATTACATATTTGAACCATATATGGCTCTTAGATTCAGCTTAAGTGCATGTAAATGTGTAACTGAATTGGTGGACAGATGACACCTTTgtttttggtttgattttaGGTCCATATGTCGTTACTTGGCTGATTGATTCCGAACACGTGGTGGAGTCGATGCGAGGAAGGGAGACATATTGGAATTATGAAGCTTGCACAAAGGATGGTTCTTTAGATAGCAATAATGATCATGTCTCTTTTGCACTATCTAATTTTAAGTGCTTTGTCACCCATTGGTGTGGAGAGTGATGCACGTATCTCTTTTGCACTAATTTTTGGGGATGgaaaaggaaagatcactggattTCTTAATCGGCATGGTTCTTTAATTTGAGGAGGATATTAGATTAATGAGACAGAATTTTAAGAAGAGAATAATATGATTAAAAGAGCACCATGTAAAAATGTTATAAGAACACTCAAagcataacaaaaataaatagagaGAGTTTAACTGAATTGATTGAATATGATAAGTGAATTGTTCTAAATCTTTCCATACCTATCTTTGATtcctgaaaaaaaaacataataaaatgaggggaaaaacattataaaagaaattaaaaaaagatatacaGTACGTGATGTGAGAGTTGGAAAATAGTACAGAAAGAGGAAATGTGAATAATCTCAATTTGTTTTGGAAGAAATgtttaatatgttaaaaagaaGGTACCAAAAAATCTGAATGTTTTGTTAATTCATGACCATTGTAGTATATAAGCTTGACGATATGAGTATTGAAATTTAAGGATTATGATATAAAAACGTTTGGtatgattaataaaataaatattatttactaaaaaaaattatagcaaTGTTTAATTCATATTCATCGGTAGGTGCTAAAGAAGTGTTTTCACATGTACAATTGGCTAGAATTAAATAAGTTATTAGATTGGAAGAGTGGTGCGGACCACATTGCTAGAGACCGTATGTGTATAAGCACTTAGAAGtataaacattaattatatatgatttacaATAATATAACTTAATTAGATCTTGCAAACAGGGAGGACATAAAATTTGTCCAGTGTGTTATATatgacaaaaataacttaaaagttCCCAAATGTTACATATATCTTGGTGCTGTATGCATCAACAGTTTCCTGAGCAATGTTGATTGAGCTCTCTATGTTGGCAAGCTTCGTGGACAAAGAAAGGAGTGACCAAATGGACGGGTTGGATTAAGAAGCACCTACTCCaatttatattagtttttttgtttgtgtttggatgcCTCCTTTTCAATGGGTGACTTACACTTACCCTATACAATGCAAATATGCCGACAAACACCCATccctcaaattttatatatattagacttaaatatattttttgattttttttaatttttaataaaaaaattgttatattggatttatgatatatttttttgttttgttttgatctttAATATTCATAAGATATCATGTTAttacttaattacaaaaaatatttaaaataaaaattttgatatatGAGAATGCAATGTAACGAAAAAGATTATtaaaatcctaaaataaaaatcagttATTTATTAATGacctaaaaacatatttttgcatatataataatatggataatGGTGAACAGTGACTtgatatgaaaaatattgatgTGACAGTTGTTTAATTTGTTGCACCAATAAACTGAATCAAGCGAAATTGGATTTTATCTCAACACATTTAACCGACTCCTTCCTTGCAACTCTTGTAAAGTGAAGTGAGACAAAGATAATGAAAAAGAACAAGGAAAAGAGTAAGTAccaaaataatactaataattatcGTGAGACTAGATGAATTATATTAGAAAACTGTATGCGTATCTTTAAGATGATCTGATTTTCACTTAACGCGTCCAAAGTTGAATCCAGTTACAACTTGTGCTCATACTAAATAACGGGTCACTACTGAGTGGACTGACGCACTGGGTGCGTTACAACCAAACGTGGCTGCTAGATATTTAAGTTACTTGACGTTAAACAATAATCTAATCCATTTATTTATCACATTACTTCCTCCAGGcttcatctatttttttattctataataatgttaaaattttaatatttattcccTCTAATATTTATCATGATAATTAATCAATAGTATTAGCTTttgttagaaataaaataaatagttagcTATCTACTACTAACAGACTTGGTGTTGGGTTGAGTAATTATTTCGCAACACGCATACTTTTCACAATTAGTTAAAGAAATATACAAAAGCAGCAAATAATTTGATTCTAGTGTGGGGATAATACCCCAGAAGGAATTTAACTCGTCCCTATTCTTAGGCAATGATGCGGCATGTCATTTTTCCGCACTTAAATAGTATTGTAATTGAATGACATGCTCTGCATGATATAACTACAAAACCATGACTATTAACCATTAATAAACTTGTTCAAAGGTTGCTTGTTCTTCCAATCTTTTTGTCTGTTCTGTTTTTAATCGAGGGAAACATCAAACACTTATCGTTTGATCCTGCACTATGCACATGGTAGATTTGTCAACATAGCTTAAGATTTTTATATACTTTGCATGTTCCTCTTCCTTGTTTATCCTTTGAATCTATCGACATACCAAGATGGAATTTGAAGAACATTATGGGGATGAGATAGACACAAAGAAGAGTATCTACCAATATTTTCTTTCCATTATTTTGTTTGGCTAAATTTTCTATCAGGATTCCGAGCCTTGAGTTAAGCTGCAAGTGCATGGATCATCCAAAAAAGTTACAATAGAACAAAGTTAGGTCTTTTTCCATTGTAATAAGTAATTGGTTCTAATATATGATGACCCTGGCC of Glycine soja cultivar W05 chromosome 1, ASM419377v2, whole genome shotgun sequence contains these proteins:
- the LOC114423326 gene encoding light-harvesting complex-like protein 3 isotype 1, chloroplastic, translated to MASFSPLTNFSTAPSPYSKIGFFHNPFITLRSSNALLRLSPLKVSADNEVATSASAFEEPRWIGGTWDLKQFQINGNTDWDAVIDAEVKRRKWLGDNPESSTNDNPVVFNTAIIPWWAWIKRFHLPEAELLNGRAAMIGFFMAYVVDSLTGVGVVDQMSNFFCKTLLFTAVSGILLVRKNEDIETLKKLWEEITFYDKQWQATWQDENSSTPKKD
- the LOC114423307 gene encoding glutamate dehydrogenase 2 produces the protein MNALAATNRNFRRAAHILGLDTKLENSLLIPFREIKVECTIPKDDGTLVSYVGFRIQHDNARGPMKGGIRYHPEVDPDEVNALAQLMTWKTAVADIPYGGAKGGIGCNPRDLSVSELERLTRVFTQKIHDLIGIQRDVPAPDMGTNSQTMAWILDEYSKFHGHSPAVVTGKPIDLGGSLGREAATGLGVIFATEALFAEYGKSISDMTFVIQGFGNVGTWAAKSIYERGGKVIAVSDISGAIRNPNGIDIPALLKHKEGNGNLKEFSGADIMDPDELLVHECDVLIPCALGGVLNKENAADVKAKFIIEAANHPTDPDADEILSKKGVIILPDIYANAGGVTVSYFEWVQNIQGFMWDEEKVNRELKKYMTKAFRNIKAMCQIHNCDLRMGAFSLGVNRVARATLLRGWEA